GCTGTGACAACATGAGGCTTTCTAAGAAAATGGAGGAAGGTgcactaaataaataacaacagaTCTAATACTGAATCCTCCTCACttctctttcagtatttttaacagcattCCTAGTAGGTAGTCATGACTCAGACTCCCTCTGTGTACAGTGTTTACCAGAATCCTTGCAACAAAAGTGGTAAGAGATGTAGTAAATCTCTGCTAGACTTGGGCAAGGTAAGCAAGAAACGTGAGTAGGAGTAACGAGGACTTTAAGTTCTTAACATCTGCTGTTCTCAAAatgctctctctctcagctctgTTCAGTTTGggatttgagtttttttttctatatggtAGCATTATAATTCAACAAATAATGATATGCCTACGTGTTAAGATTCTTGtagacattttaaatagttGCATATCATAGAGTATACATGCTGATGTGAAGTATTGtatataaaaaatgtaaaaaagttAGGCTAATACCTTTTACCTCATGATTGGGGCATGCTAAGAGAGCACTAACAGATTATCTTAGCAGCTCCATGATGGACAGTAATTTATGCCTTTTTAACATCATTGCATAGGATCAACTATCTGAGTCCATATTAATGTGTACAGGTTATAATAGATGAAAGAACCtacataattttaaacaaaaacaattaaaagatTTGTCAGTGTAAAGCTGGGAAACAGTAcatggtgtttttgttgttgttgtttttcctgtgaattgTGGTTTATCTATAGCATAAATAATTCTaactatttcttattttaaaatcaggtcCCGTTTACTAAGGACCGTAGAAAGCCAAAATAACTTTCTGCTTTATGCAAAACCTTCCAGGATGTCCAAGTTAGTATCTGCTTAAAAGAGGAGAGATCTCAATATAAAAGATTAAATGCTTTCCCACATGGAAAAAAGGTGAAGTTTATACCCTGCCCCCAACCCCTAAAAATATAATTCCCTAAAAGCTTTGGCTGCCCATAGTAACTGGAACCTTGCTTTAACTAGAGGTTGTGGTCTTGTGGAAGTGCCGCAGCTCTTCAACCTAGGGCACTTGCCTCAATACCCAGTAAGAGTTGTAACCCCTttgaagctgcagaaaaagagctAGAACTAAACAGAAAGCTCAGGTGTGTCTCAGTAATGTGCAGTAAGGGCAGCACAAGGCTGGCCAGCTCCGGCCTCCGAGGTGGCTCCCGCTAACTGGTTAAGACCCCTCTTAAAGCCCTTTCTTTCATATTGATGTCTTAgaaaataccaaacaaaaatatgccTTTGTCAAACTTTCTTTACACTATAGTTTAATATAACAAATTCATACAGCCCTTCTCgaactgtattattttaatattggtCTTATATCTGacttaaaaaaacataacagtaattttctttttctgtatgatATTTATGACCTCCTTGTATTAACATTTCAGCTGTCGATGTTTATCCAAGTTTTAGACAGCCAGCAAGAGTTAACTCTGTCACTGCTTCTGTCCATATTGTTGGGTATCCATATTATAGGGAAGGATTCTGAAAAGGAATCCAAATTCTTCTGACAAgatccttccccccccccccctcccccctgaGATATTAGCGtattgtctttctttttactcATCCAGAATTATATCTGAAAGAACTAGTTCTGGCATTTGTATGTAATAAACAAAtatgtaaagagaaaaagagagcaaaataCAGGTTTCTGTTATAGACTCTTTGAAACGTAAGCAGCCAACCATGAGTCCCCTAAATGACCACAGTAGTGTGCTAGGCACACTGTAGCACTGAAGATTTGCATGCCCTTCTATGGCTGAACGAtcagccccctcccctcctaACCTCAAAAGTTTATGTCCTTGTTTCCTAATGATCATAGTTGAGGCATTCAGCCAGTGACCAGAAAAACAGTGCTGACACTACTGATGTTGTACTAGAGCTGGTCTGATCAGCAAAATGCAATGCTTTCCTCATTCCACTCGAATTTCTTGACGTTCTAGTTATTTTGGAGTTTTGCCTTTTTACCTTGTCTTAATGTTGACAGTCTTTTGAAGCTGTAAGGTGTTAAATGATCTTTGCTTAGTTCCTGCTCACTGCTGGCCCAAAACTCCACATTTAATTACTAAAATAACAAAGTATACCCCTAGTACCTTGCAAAGCTCCTCCGTTATAGCTGATCACACCaaccctgcagcacaggagggtTTTGTTTTAGCAATACAGTTGTGGTTCTGATGACTGAAACATTTAAGGATGCTAAGTAACTTTTGACTGCAGCTCTGAACCCTTTTCATTTGCAGAGGTATGCTCCCATCCGGGAGGCTGTTGGAAGCAAAGCAGGAAGCACCCTCATGTGAGTACAAGggcatgaaggaaaaaatgctccagaaggaaaaaatactctTACCAGAAGAGATGTCAGATTTCCTGCTTCTGATCACTATCCAAACCTACTGCAGCTTTGAGGATCCCAACTTCCTATTCTTTGTATAATGTACTGAACGGGTTATTTCTGGAACTAAaacctgtggttttttttctgaggccTGGTGTGGACCTAAagctgaaagctgtttttaatcAGGCAATCATACAGGAGGTGGGACCTACGTTAAATAATTGAACTGCAGCCTTTGATTTTACCTTCTTCTCTTGTGAACAGGATATGCTCTTACTGCCTAGTTAAAATGGATAGTGTCCTCTTGATGCAAACTGTTAACCTGTTTCAAGcttccactttaaaaaaattcaagcGTTACTCCTCCAGGACCTATTGAGACTTGATGATTGGCTTTATAGAGCATTACAGGACACAGGCATCCCTGTGTCTCTTCTATTACTTTCTGAGCTCCCAAAGTCCTGTCCCAGACAAAACCAGTCTTTGTTCAAATGTGCCTTATTTCTCTGGAAGTAGGCTCTTTtgtggtttgtgtttgtttgtttgttttactttagaGCCACCTGCCTTAAGTTTTAATGTCCTGAATGCTCACGTTCCTTTTTGTGCTTGTGTGAGTTGTGCATAGTGCATCAGGAATCCATACCAGGGGTGGAAAACAGTCAACATCTTTGCATCCTGGCTGCTAAGTTCACAGAATTCAGTATTATTATGAAAAATCCTCTGCAGTTCCAGATTGAGTCATTAAATTAATAATGTTATGTTGATTTCCTTCTGGCTTATCAAACTGGATGTAAGTTATGTTAACGTGAGAGTGGTTGTTGATAAGGGTTATGCTGTTTCAGggaattttctcatttaaagaaaatggggTGCTCAGCATCAGCCCCACAGGCAGGGCTGTTGCCCTCTGTCTCCTGGTGCTAACAGTGTTACAATTTGCTTTAGTAACACAGGCTGAAAGATCTGTCAGTTCTCATTGATTATAGGCTATCATCAAGGCTCACTTGCAGCAATGAACTCCCTGCCTGGAGGATGTATGCATAAAAGTCTGCACATGTGGGTTatggctccagctgcagctccaaTTGGCAATATATAGATTGATATACAGATTGCATCAGTACcctattttgtttctcagttgAGTGACATCTTGTGGTAACTCTAAGCTCTTGATCTGTTCTGCATTATTTAGGAGTGTGCCATAGTCTTAGCTGGATCATGGAAGGTGATTGCTAGCCAACTTGTGCTGTTGGACTTGTGGCTTATTCATCACTTGGGTCAGTGACAAATTGTTTTTGTTCAAGAACTGCCACTCTCAAAATTCATCTCTTGGCTGTCAGTAAGGGCTGATGTTTGGACACCCAGTCACTCAGCAGTTTGAcacctgcttttgctttttgcttcatGATTGACAACTTTTGTCAGTTTTACTTCTCTCGTGCTTCACAATTGTTCTATGTACTGATATAGTAGAAGAATACAGTTTAATTGGTGTCTGAGGGAGAAGTGTTTCTGATTCATCGCCCCAAACTGACATGCCACCATACAATCAATATATCCCATCTCACATCCTTCCGTAGAAAACATGAAGGAGAAGCAGGCAAATCTACCAAGCAACTATTTCCATGGCTTAGGAATTCATCATGTAATAGGCTGAATCTTGtacaaaatacttcattttgcTGAGATACATGCTGGTCTTGTCTTGGGGCCTGCTATTATGGCATAGAAATCTTTTTAATGTCACATGGGTGCAACTGACTAATTCCTGAGAAGGATCGTAGGTTGGTTTATGTTGGTttctttggttggttttgaGGGCTTAGATGTGATTAAAGGTTTAAATTCACCTTAAGGGCTAAATGTTGTGTTTCCGTATCCACATCCCCATTGTTAGAGTAAATATTATTATCCAGAATCAGGAACAAAAATTATGAATTATGAGTATTTCCTCTCTGGGTTCCCCAGGCTGCTGTAAAGGCTTTGGAAATTGCGTCTGGCTACCACCTCCTACAGGATAAAGAGCATCTCCCTGTAATCTTCCTGAAGGGTGTCTCATTGTTCTGTGGTAGCTCTGTACTGCTAGCTGCTCTTGGAAAcaaattcactgaaattttggGACGAAATCATATTTCATACCTGCATTTCATTCAGACGTTTCCTCCAAGGTTTGAAAAGTTGGTGCTGGAGGAGTGACTGATCTGTACATCCTGCCCTAGTCTGACTGTTGTGGGGCACCACTTGCTAGTGCTTCCCCCTAGCTGGTGCTCCAGGAGGGAGGGGGTTGTGCACGCTCGGCAATTGTTTCCTTCCCCACTGTTCAAAAGAGGTATTAAAGCTGTGTTCTCTCACTAGAGACACTGCAAGGACGACAAATGCAGCAGTACTGAttcatcttttttcctcccagtcaCAAATGCTATTCTAAGGACACTGCCAAGGCACTACAAATTAGTCTTCTGTTACCTTCACAACTGgttctcttatttatttctggcaagagtattttctctcccttttcattATGCCAGTGTCTCAATGACTCAGACTCTGATGTTTTGCCTTACAGTCCTAGGGAGTGCAGAAAGTGTCAAATACCATCTGTGTTTGCTGTTATACACAGCTAGAATACCTTAAataactcattttttattttatttatatatatgtgtgtgtgtggttttttttttttttttttttttttttgcatctcatAGCACACTTCAGGCAGGAATAATGAGCACAAGctttacacacatttttttctttttctgcaggtaTTTCTGAAACACCATGAGCAAGACActtggagaaaacagaagagctgcagaagtCCAGAAGGCAACTTTGGCTCTAGAAGCAGTAAGAAAACCTGTGTGGTCTGGATGTGTGAGTGGCACAACTTTACTAACTGGCTGGGGGTATTCGACATAAAGCTTGTAGGGAGTGTGCCTTCCAGCCTGaagggcagggaggctgggcaAAGTGTCCCAGAGCTTTtggcacacacacaccccttaGAAAGCAACCATAGgccaaaaatgattttttgcttAAATGGATTTCTTTGTGTCTACCTTAAGTATGAGTCATCAAACACTTCATGTTGCAGCTTGATCAGGTCCCTCACCACGTGCTGCTGTAATTAAGTAATTTGGTGTTACTTGGTTTAAAACATCtcttcataaaggaaaaaaaagaaacacgcAAATATTTTACCCTAAAACATTAGAGCACCTGTAATTATAATCTTCAACTGCATTATTTTGGCTGCATAAAGGCTGACACCAGCTGGCCAGCCTGAGGAACATATAACATACTTAGGTCTTCTGAAGGATACAGTAGTTTAGTGGAACTCTTCAGCAGGCAGGATCCATTCCTGTAACTTGAAGCTGGACTTGTCTAGTCAGTTAGTAAAAGGGAGAGCAGTCTCATGGCACTGCCTCCAGGAAGGGCTGTCTCCTCGAGTCAGCCACTGCGATCCAAGACATTTAGCCTTTGCTGTGCTGAGTGAGAGGGTAATTATGCTGGAAGCTATGTATTATTTCTGCATTGCTGAGTTAGCCAAGGAGACGTGCTGTTAGGAATGGGAGTTAATCCATACTGTAAGGGGCTTGGGCACAAGGCTCTGGTACCTGCAGTGTAACTCAATGGGCCCCAAGGGTTCATTGGGGAGAGCAGAAGAAGAGTGGGTAGGGCTATAAGACAGAGTGGTGAGGTATGTGCTTTCATCCTATGACACTGTGTGATTTGCTGGAGACAGATCtcaaggagaaagaagaggaactTGAAGCCGTGGGACCATGCTGCAGGATGGCCAGAATGGGCTTCAAAGAAAGGTAGGAGAAGCATGTGAGATAACACTGTAGCACTCAACAAAGGTGCAAATAAGACATCTGCAGAGGTTCTACTCCCTTGTCTGGCCTGTGAGGGAAGTTAATGCAATGCAGCCATTGTCATACTTtcaaatttcataaaatatttttcctctcagtaGCAAGACGAATGCCAGCAACTGACACCTGTAAATCATAGTTCCATTTATCGCATATATCAGTTTTGATGCTTTTTGACTAAGCCAGTGCCTAGGTTCATGATCACTCTGGTAAGACCAGGCTAAAACAGGAATTTGCTAGTACTTGTAAGGTTAGCAAAGAGTCAAGGCAGGTCATAGTCTTGGTCTGTCGCACACTGTCTTGGCACGTGATACAGCATGGCCCATAGTCCAAGGAAGATGTTAACTCCTCAAGctgaaaaaatagaagcagggaatgctgcagagctgaggagTGGGGTAGGAGAAGGCAGTAACAGggatttttcaaacaaatacaCTTGGAAAATACTAGCATTGCTATGATAGGctttggtgttttattttttttagctctcTCTCTCCAGGAATTCCCTTTAAACTGAAGCACCTAAGCTGcaatacttgtttttctttcattggcATCAGCACTTCTAGGATGTACTGGGGAGTGGGTCTCAAATGTCCTAAGCAGGAATTCATGGAGCTAGGAAACATACCTGAAGGGGTGGAGTCACATATTTTAAGGGAGAGGGTGAGTGTGTTGATTGATGTCTGGTACATgtctgctgtttattttaaggCGCCCTACTCTTTCACCCCTAAGTTACTACTCTTTAAGAATGATAATCTGGGCACTCCCCTGCCGTGGAGGCTACAGATACTACAGCATTCAGTGTAAGGACAGCCTAAAAATCTTGGGAGCTGTTGCAGTGTGGATGTTTGCTTCCTGTGGGTCTGACTCTTATTCTGTATGTGCAAGAAAGGCTCTGTATTTCACTGtcccactttttttctctttcaacttACAGCAAATTTAGCATATTGCTAATCGGCTCACTTCCCTGAGGAAATCTGCTTAAGAGAGGATATGCTGGCAGCCTGCAATAGTGCCCTGTCCATTAGCTGTTAGGAAGCTGTATGTTGGTGTAAAAGATCATGGTGGTCTACCTAGGGCTGTACTGCCAGAGTGTTACCTGCAAATGCATACAAGGGGGAATAAAGGGAAGTCCTCACTCTCTGAAATTTAGGCTATTTTAGACTATTTCTGGGTGACAGTTCTAACAATCtgctcctttaaaataaaataaataataataatagtaattaaaaaaaagtgagtagGGAAGCAAGGAGGGAGTCAAAGTAACTGTGTTTGTTATTTGTTAATACTTGTTTGTCACAAATCAAGTTAAcaatttgctgctgtttgtatttACCAATTGTGATGTTGCTcaaatttataaagaaaagaaactaactgcttttttttcccttccttttccacgaagaaagcaaaatatctactgcagaagagaagcatCAAGCAGAACATTACATCAGTTGAAGAACAACACCAGATAACTGCTCCTTGATGAAAATGTTATCCTGAGGTAAGTACAGAATTAGTGAGCAGAGACCTACGAGAGTTGGCATGAAGTTAGAATACTCTAAAATCTGTAAATGTTCTGCTGTGTGCGCTCTGGCCCATCAATGGCAGTACGCTTGTCACTGCCTGGTGTGCCATCACAGTGGCAGGAGTGCCTCTAAGACCACACAATATGTGTGCCTCAGCAACATGCACAGGCCCTTTGAAGCCTGTCCAGTGGTTGTCATGTAGCTTTACGTATTTGCTACCATACCAGAAGCATTAGAAGTAGAGgtgatttcctttttccttcacgTGAATAAGTGTAGTGAATAATTAAGTCTGTGGAGCTGCAAGGATTCCTCGTGAATTAGCTAGATGGCAGTTGCTTTATAGCAGGAGACTAATTGTGGAAAAGATTGAAAACTTACAGATTTGACTTCTAATTGAAGAATTGCTAAATCGGATTCATTACTCATTATATGAGGAGATTCATAGTAAGACCTTGTTTATGGCACGCATTAATCTTGCTGGAAAATTCACCCCTATTTTTACACCATGAAATCCTGAGTAACTATCTCCCTCAGCATAGCCAACTGTTTGCATTTGctgtatcttttccttttgattccTAAGGAAAAAGTTTCCTTCGTGAGCATCCTGTCAGTCAGACTCCTGAATTCAGAATCTCTTGGCTCACTTAAATTTTGTCCATATGTATAGTCCATAGGACTAAAGAAGATCAAGCTTTACCTCTAAGGGAAAGGGAACAGTGTGAGTTCAGTAATTTGACTGTACCTGATCCCCAGCGGGCTGATCTACAGTGTGACAAGCAGGGTAGTTAGAGTAGCAGGGGGGGTAGGGAGTCCAGGGTTCCAGCACAGAACTGGAAGTTGCTGAAGAACACAGGTGTGATGAAGAGCACAGGTAAAGTCCTGAAAAGTACATGTGGATGAAAATCCACATTAACCAGGTcacattaattattttgctaaCAGAATAATATGCTTGTTTGCTTATAGtttctattaaagaaaaataatttgttggcTTCTCTTGAATTACATCTTTTTAGACATTTCCAAATAGACAGCTTGTATGTAGACGCTCGTCTATTAGTCCTTGCTTCAGCACAACTTTCAAGGGTTTCATGATGACTCCCTAAACAAGTATCAACAAGTATCTGGGAAAATTACTCCCAGAATTTGGAAGTTACTCCcaaattttcctgcttttgtaaCTGCTTGCTGCATTTGCCATTTAAGGTTCTCATTTTTATCAGTCAAGTATCACTCTTCCCTTATCCTTACAGACACAAACTGTTagcaaagaatgaagaaatattcaGTACAGGAGATCAGGGAGGGACTTAGGCTCCTAAAATAGTTCCATTGAAGAGTTATCTGTTCAGCTAAATCATCACCTACGTTGATACAATTACTAACACTGAAATCTGTAACAAGGATGTAACAATGAACATctcatgtgaaaaaaaagacaaaaatccgACAAAATAAAGGGAGTAAAAAAGCTTTAGCTTTTACTCAAAGCTTGTGAAAAATCCCTGTTCTGTGCACATACTAATCACAGAGGCAATATAGGCAATATAATGTTTCTAAAGAGCTGTTCACTTATCTagtaaattcttctttttctatgcCTACAACTGTGACTCAAAGGTCAGCAAGGTAAGTGAACATCTTGAAGCATAAAGCTGCACCTGTGTAATTGATTTGAATGTAAAGATGTTAGGGGTAGAGAATACTCTGAAATGCAGGTCGCAACTATGAACTGCTAAGTATGCTGCAGGACAAGTTCTTGACTTTTTCTTAAGGAATACCAAGACTCTAAACCTAAACGATTtaaagggaggggagaaagtaACAAAACACACTGATGTGTGTATCCTGTAAAAtcagcagccccccccccttttattttagAGAAGTCAGTATAAAATACACAAGGCTTTATAACTGTTGTCTTCTTAAACTTGCATTTGCAATATATCTTAATAAAGAAACAGCAATTGTGGTACAGCTGAAAAGACCCTGAGTGTATTTTATGCTAGTAAACTACAAATTCAAGACCAGGTGAGATGCTCTCAGGTATAAAGTGTCATACAAATTAATACTAAGTTCTTAAGACTTTTGCTCCTTGTCTATtatcaataaaaacatttgcatttgtgCTACCAGTAGACACTGAAAGTCTATTATGTTTAACCAAATTCTTAGCTGATACCAGCTGTttaaagctgctgcagctcctcttgCTCTGCTGTTCTTTCTCATTTAGTTGACAGGAAAGATGAGCTTTTTCCTCAGTGTGAAACTGGGCTGTGGCATCTGCTTCGCTGCATTCTGTTTGTCAATCTTTCTGCTCACCTCTTGATTCACAGCTGTCAGGATGGTGAGAATATCTTCtcctctgcaaaaataaatgttgtattATAGCAGCATTTAACATCAGAAAACATACTGCATTCTCATATATCATAACCTATGCAAGTGCTAACAGCTCCGGTTTTAAAGAGGCTTCAAAGCAGTTAGGTAAATTGCTTTAAACAATATAAATGGTGTTACTCTGTTCTAAATTGCTGTTGTCACTCTGAGCAAGCACTGCCACTGCATATCATCTACCACTGCACTCAAATCGAACTCTTgtaattcagaatttaaaaaaatacagtgttgCCACAAAGTAGTTTATGGAAATACAGTTACCGAGGACAGCTGTTCTCCAAGTGCTGGCATAGTGACTGTATGTACCAGCTCCCCTGGCTTGAGCTTCTATAGGAAACATAGTCTTGCAAGGTAGCCATGCCCAAGAGGAAGTCTGCCTCTGAGGGGATGCACTCAAGCTGAAATCTTGCATCTGTTTCTAGAGAAGAATCTTGCTCTCCAGAATCTGTTTCAATGGTTACACCTTTCTGGCGAGCATCACCTTGGCATGCCTGAACAAAGAAGACTTTTGGTTTTCCAGCAAGTGAGTGGCAATTCTGCCCAGTGAAAGAAGTGGTCAGTTCCTGGATAGGTACTTCCTGTCCATCAACACCATatataatgcctttttttccatgagagagaacacagcaaacaaaacagtcttTGTCATTGTGATCTTTGCACCGGTAGATATTCACAATCTTACGGATTTCTTCTGCAGTGAGGTCTTTATATTCTTCTATCTTAAAATGAAGGGTGCTGAAGACTTTgctcagagcagctggaaaGTAAACAGAAGGGTGATTAAAGCAGTCTTATAAAAACTGGACTCTTTTTGCAAATTATGTTTCTAGAGgaagccatttatttttaatcctgctATACTACTATCCAGGTAGTTATACTCCTGCTCTGAAAATAATCTAGAAGTCTAATCACTAATCATATTTGTATCAAATTCCCTTAGCCCTCATTACAAACCTTCCTTGTGATTTTGCTGTTTAGTATTGCCTTCGTATGGAAAAGTGCAGAACTAGCTGTTATCTCCCCAGCCAACTTTCAAAGCTAGTCTTTGCCTCTCGCAACAGGTGTCAAACATTGCTATTGCTTTCCCCGAGAGCGGAGGCATTACATTTTTGGGTAATACCTGTGTCACAAGAAGATTACTTGCACTCTGACTCTTGAATTAAGTTAAGAGTTAAATTCTATCAGCGAAGTCCTGCTGACGGATTTTATCTCTTGGTCTAGATAGCGCAAATATGCCCATTTTGAGGATCCTAGGACCTGCAATGAGCTACGCTACTCTTGCAGGACAGCCTGCTAAAATCAGGGCCACTGAATAGCGACATAATAGAGTCCCTAAACTCCATGCCACCcacaaaactttcttttttccctttaagctGGATGTTAACTGAAATCCAAATTCTGGTTCTGCAGCAAATCTGCTTCTGATTCTGCAGATTTTAGAAGTAGTATGCAACTCAAGTCACTACAAGAAAAGTAGACTAGAAATGGAAGCTTGAACTTCAAACACCTAGTGCACAATACAAAGTTTCCTATTTTTAAGTCAGTCTACTCTCCCTGAAGTGAAGATATGTAAAGTCACCTTTTAATGTTCACTGTACCTGCATCCACGTCTGTCCCATTCCGATCATTCATCTTTTTGAGTTCTGGGACTTCTTTCCTGGCTTTTGCAAAATTGTGATTATTCAGGATCAGGCATACTCCACGGGGTCGGCTGGTCATTTTGTAAGCTTCAAGCTGTTGGAAAGACAGACTGCTTGTGACTGCTTCTCAGCCCTTGCTTGTGGCACAGAGGGGTAAGGAGGCAACTGGCCTCGCTGGGCAGCTCTCCCCGCACAGCTTTGCTCCCAGGATGTGGCAAGTTGCTGCTCCACCGCCTCTGGGAGTCTTTGGTGCTGCACAACAGCACCCTGCCCCTCCAAGCCTTCATCATGCTCGGCCCACAAAGGGTGCTGCATTCACCTACTTTCCAGGCCCAGTCATCCACCTACTGCATATTTCCTGGTATAACAAACTTGGCTTACCTTGCTActttacaaatgcttttttgttgttttaacacTGCAGCAGGTTCTGCCCATGACTTAGTATCAAAATAAGGGACATTACAgagtgcatttttatttttctagaccGCGCCTTTAACAGGCTGTGCATATAAGAACTGTTTGCCTCCCAAAGGAATGATCTCTTCTGAGACAAAATTATGACATTTTTAAGACACGTACTGACTTACCTGGGAAAACTGATCACAACTGCCAGGAGAATCGTGTGCCACACATGATGCCCGCAATCTGGGACAGGCTGAATACACATAAAGAAAGTATGCGTAAGTAGAGAACATAACATTAGAGAAAGAATTGAATCTCTGTTCCTATTCTCTATTCACAAGTACTTCCAAGAGTTGAACTGttctctgaaaatactgaaCTGTGGTTGAATGACTGTTCTTGTTAGCTATAAAccacagcaagaaaaatcaCCTAAAAGGGAGTTAAAAGTACTGTGATGAGTTAGTAAACAGCTGCATATCTGATCACTTTTCAGAGAGACACATGTGTAAAGAAGTGAGATGCAAGTGATGTGGAGGGTccaaaagctggagaaaagcaaaagattcGTTTTTGAAGGAGTTTCACTTACCTTCAGGGAc
This sequence is a window from Cygnus olor isolate bCygOlo1 chromosome 6, bCygOlo1.pri.v2, whole genome shotgun sequence. Protein-coding genes within it:
- the CASP8 gene encoding caspase-8; protein product: MEFSRQLYAISEALDRAELAAMKFLSLEHVPVRKQEAIEEPKAFFQALLEKGMIEAGDLAFLRELLYRINRMDLLAAQLGSSREVMEKELQIPGRARVSPFRYLLYQLSENITKEEMKCFKFLLGKELPKCKLSPETTMLDVFTEMEKKGILGEDNLTVLKTLCEKIDKSLLKKIEEYELNLFGEEEMLVTEGQRSSTGVPEACPRLRASCVAHDSPGSCDQFSQLEAYKMTSRPRGVCLILNNHNFAKARKEVPELKKMNDRNGTDVDAAALSKVFSTLHFKIEEYKDLTAEEIRKIVNIYRCKDHNDKDCFVCCVLSHGKKGIIYGVDGQEVPIQELTTSFTGQNCHSLAGKPKVFFVQACQGDARQKGVTIETDSGEQDSSLETDARFQLECIPSEADFLLGMATLQDYVSYRSSSQGSWYIQSLCQHLENSCPRGEDILTILTAVNQEVSRKIDKQNAAKQMPQPSFTLRKKLIFPVN